A genomic region of Candidatus Cloacimonadota bacterium contains the following coding sequences:
- a CDS encoding adenylate/guanylate cyclase domain-containing protein codes for MKNLKYIIVPFVIFIFLRIIFVTSFWENLEHKSQDLLFLLRGPRDISNEVVIIEIGDETFNTLNQQWPFPREYYAHLIENLENAGVKQIIFDIEFTEESNPESDELLAQTAARYNNIIFAGKLIKTIKEDHIKQQNLPPIKAINKRGIPWGTVNISSDDDGFVRRYEMFQMRGKKEKYSIGVISFAMLEKNIGWAKEIENTNKFFRIGDRFIPKITSKSCLINYYGPQETFNYYDFSDVIDDSTFVSEFEQNLEMDINQFYEIKDEFRDKIVLIGVSADEFHDSHDTPFNKLTKQPMPGVEIHANFIEMVKNMDFLYRFSSLSWLIIFFLLCFILFIFNTNVKPTITIAINFVLIIGFVLFSYYIFKNKNILFTVLELPALIIIIYIIGLVFQYVKTAKERKFIKSAFKQYLSPELVTELLKDPKMLEYGGSEKEISVLFSDIRSFTPYTESHTPRETVIILHEYLTAMVEVILNNKGTLDKFVGDAIMALFGTPVELDNHAFWACKAAFEMRQKLKELHLKWENERKDPFETGIGVHSGIATVGNLGSEQIFDYTAIGDTINAGARLESANKEYETQNKIIISEQTYEMAKNRLIVKYLDEAKVKGKKKPINIYELIGIKEEI; via the coding sequence ATGAAAAACTTAAAGTATATAATTGTCCCATTTGTTATTTTTATTTTTTTAAGAATCATTTTTGTTACCAGTTTCTGGGAAAACCTGGAGCATAAATCTCAAGACCTTTTATTCCTCTTAAGAGGACCACGAGACATTTCCAATGAAGTTGTGATTATCGAGATTGGAGATGAAACTTTCAATACTTTAAACCAGCAGTGGCCCTTTCCCCGCGAGTATTATGCTCATCTCATCGAAAACCTGGAAAATGCGGGAGTCAAACAGATAATTTTTGATATCGAATTCACGGAAGAATCCAATCCTGAATCTGATGAGCTTTTAGCTCAAACTGCTGCAAGATACAACAACATAATTTTTGCCGGTAAGCTGATCAAAACAATTAAAGAAGATCATATTAAGCAGCAGAATCTTCCTCCCATCAAAGCAATAAACAAGAGAGGAATTCCCTGGGGAACTGTTAATATCTCCTCAGATGATGATGGCTTTGTGCGTCGTTATGAAATGTTCCAGATGAGAGGGAAAAAAGAAAAATACTCAATTGGAGTGATCTCTTTTGCCATGTTGGAGAAGAATATCGGTTGGGCTAAGGAAATCGAAAATACGAACAAATTTTTCCGGATAGGGGACAGGTTTATTCCTAAAATAACCTCTAAAAGCTGTTTAATAAATTATTATGGTCCCCAGGAGACTTTCAATTATTATGATTTCTCCGATGTGATCGATGACTCGACTTTTGTTTCGGAATTTGAGCAGAACCTGGAAATGGATATAAATCAATTTTACGAGATCAAGGACGAATTCAGGGATAAGATCGTTTTGATCGGTGTTTCAGCGGATGAATTTCATGATTCTCACGATACTCCTTTCAACAAACTGACAAAACAACCTATGCCCGGAGTAGAGATCCATGCTAATTTCATTGAAATGGTCAAAAACATGGATTTTCTTTATCGTTTTTCATCCCTCTCCTGGTTGATCATCTTTTTTCTGCTCTGTTTTATCCTGTTCATATTCAACACAAATGTCAAACCAACGATCACGATCGCGATCAATTTTGTCTTGATCATCGGTTTTGTCCTCTTTTCCTATTATATTTTCAAAAATAAAAATATCCTTTTTACTGTTTTGGAACTTCCTGCTTTGATCATTATTATTTATATCATTGGACTGGTCTTCCAATATGTAAAAACTGCGAAAGAGCGGAAATTCATAAAAAGTGCTTTCAAACAATATCTATCACCGGAACTGGTAACCGAACTGCTCAAGGATCCGAAAATGCTGGAATACGGAGGTTCTGAAAAAGAGATAAGTGTGCTTTTCTCGGACATTCGCTCCTTCACTCCTTATACGGAAAGTCATACTCCCAGGGAAACCGTTATTATTCTGCACGAATACCTGACTGCAATGGTCGAAGTGATCTTGAACAATAAAGGAACTCTTGATAAATTTGTAGGTGATGCGATCATGGCTCTTTTCGGGACTCCGGTGGAACTGGATAATCATGCTTTCTGGGCGTGTAAAGCTGCTTTTGAGATGAGACAGAAATTAAAAGAACTTCATCTTAAATGGGAAAATGAACGCAAAGATCCGTTTGAAACAGGAATCGGAGTTCACAGCGGAATTGCTACAGTCGGGAATCTCGGTTCGGAACAGATCTTCGATTATACGGCGATCGGTGATACCATCAATGCCGGAGCAAGATTAGAATCCGCTAATAAAGAATATGAAACGCAAAACAAGATCATTATCAGCGAGCAGACTTATGAAATGGCAAAGAACAGGTTGATCGTCAAATACCTGGACGAAGCAAAAGTTAAAGGAAAGAAAAAACCCATCAATATCTATGAACTGATCGGGATCAAAGAGGAAATATAA